In Scomber japonicus isolate fScoJap1 chromosome 7, fScoJap1.pri, whole genome shotgun sequence, one genomic interval encodes:
- the LOC128362088 gene encoding gamma-aminobutyric acid receptor subunit gamma-3 isoform X2: protein MLAPKSQETDATEILNNLLKEYDKKLRPDIGVKPTVIDVDIFVNSIGPVSSINMEYQIDIIFAQTWTDSRLRYNSTMKILTLNSNMVGLIWLPDTIFRNSKNADSHWITMPNQLLRIWNDGKILYTLRLTINAECQLQLHNFPMDEHSCPLIFSSYGYPRDEMIYKWRKNSVEAADQKSWRLYQFDFMGLRNTSDIIKTTAGDYVVMTVYFDLSRRMGYFTIQTYIPCILTVVLSWVSFWIKKDATPARTALGITTVLTMTTLSTVARTSLPRVSYITAMDLFVTVCFLFVFAALMEYATLNWYSYSTRRPSCMENKRPVTLLIRLLPSFQNYSVLDVRPPHTVIALNNSMYWQDFEDACVYECLDGKDCQSFFCCYEECKGGAWRKGRVHIDLLELDAYSRVFFPTSFLLFNVVYWVGYLYL from the exons TTAAACCAACTGTCATAGATGTCGACATATTTGTGAACAGCATTGGACCAGTATCATCAATAAACATG GAATACCAAATCGACATCATCTTTGCTCAGACGTGGACAGACAGCCGCCTCAGATACAACAGCACAATGAAAATATTGACTTTGAACAGCAATATGGTGGGACTTATTTGGCTCCCAGATACTATCTTCAGAAACTCCAAGAATGCAGATTCCCACTGGATTACAATGCCAAACCAGCTCCTCAGAATATGGAATGATGGGAAGATACTTTACACCTTAAG ACTGACTATAAATGCAGAATGCCAGCTGCAGTTGCACAACTTTCCAATGGACGAGCACTCCTGCCCACTCATCTTCTCCAGCT ATGGATACCCACGAGATGAGATGATTTACAAGTGGAGGAAGAACTCTGTGGAGGCTGCTGACCAGAAGTCCTGGCGCCTCTACCAGTTTGATTTTATGGGCCTGAGAAATACTTCAGACATAATAAAGACTACAGCAG GTGATTATGTGGTAATGACAGTGTACTTTGACCTGAGTAGAAGAATGGGTTACTTCACCATCCAGACTTACATCCCCTGCATCCTCACCGTGGTCCTCTCCTGGGTGTCCTTCTGGATCAAAAAAGACGCCACTCCAGCCAGAACAGCATTAG GCATAACAACCGTGCTGACTATGACCACTCTGAGTACTGTGGCCCGGACGTCACTTCCCAGAGTGTCTTACATCACTGCCATGGATCTTTTTGTCACcgtctgcttcctgtttgtctttgcTGCTCTCATGGAGTACGCAACATTAAATTGGTACTCATACAGTACTCGAAGACCCAGttgcatggaaaataaaagacCAGTAA CTCTTCTGATAAGACTGTTAC CGTCTTTTCAGAACTACTCTGTCCTGGATGTGAGACCTCCACACACCGTCATCGCTCTAAACAACTCCATGTACTGGCAGGACTTTGAGGACGCTTGTGTCTACGAGTGTCTGGATGGAAAAGACTGCCAGAGCTTCTTCTGCTGCTATGAGGAGTGTAAAGGAGGTGCGTGGAGAAAAGGACGTGTCCACATAGATTTACTTGAACTGGATGCTTACTCTCGCGTCTTTTTCCCCACCTCCTTCTTGCTGTTCAACGTCGTCTACTGGGTCGGCTATCTCTACCTTTAG
- the LOC128362088 gene encoding gamma-aminobutyric acid receptor subunit gamma-3 isoform X3: MLAPKSQETDATEILNNLLKEYDKKLRPDIGVKPTVIDVDIFVNSIGPVSSINMEYQIDIIFAQTWTDSRLRYNSTMKILTLNSNMVGLIWLPDTIFRNSKNADSHWITMPNQLLRIWNDGKILYTLRLTINAECQLQLHNFPMDEHSCPLIFSSYGYPRDEMIYKWRKNSVEAADQKSWRLYQFDFMGLRNTSDIIKTTAGDYVVMTVYFDLSRRMGYFTIQTYIPCILTVVLSWVSFWIKKDATPARTALGITTVLTMTTLSTVARTSLPRVSYITAMDLFVTVCFLFVFAALMEYATLNWYSYSTRRPSCMENKRPVIKLESGNYSVLDVRPPHTVIALNNSMYWQDFEDACVYECLDGKDCQSFFCCYEECKGGAWRKGRVHIDLLELDAYSRVFFPTSFLLFNVVYWVGYLYL; the protein is encoded by the exons TTAAACCAACTGTCATAGATGTCGACATATTTGTGAACAGCATTGGACCAGTATCATCAATAAACATG GAATACCAAATCGACATCATCTTTGCTCAGACGTGGACAGACAGCCGCCTCAGATACAACAGCACAATGAAAATATTGACTTTGAACAGCAATATGGTGGGACTTATTTGGCTCCCAGATACTATCTTCAGAAACTCCAAGAATGCAGATTCCCACTGGATTACAATGCCAAACCAGCTCCTCAGAATATGGAATGATGGGAAGATACTTTACACCTTAAG ACTGACTATAAATGCAGAATGCCAGCTGCAGTTGCACAACTTTCCAATGGACGAGCACTCCTGCCCACTCATCTTCTCCAGCT ATGGATACCCACGAGATGAGATGATTTACAAGTGGAGGAAGAACTCTGTGGAGGCTGCTGACCAGAAGTCCTGGCGCCTCTACCAGTTTGATTTTATGGGCCTGAGAAATACTTCAGACATAATAAAGACTACAGCAG GTGATTATGTGGTAATGACAGTGTACTTTGACCTGAGTAGAAGAATGGGTTACTTCACCATCCAGACTTACATCCCCTGCATCCTCACCGTGGTCCTCTCCTGGGTGTCCTTCTGGATCAAAAAAGACGCCACTCCAGCCAGAACAGCATTAG GCATAACAACCGTGCTGACTATGACCACTCTGAGTACTGTGGCCCGGACGTCACTTCCCAGAGTGTCTTACATCACTGCCATGGATCTTTTTGTCACcgtctgcttcctgtttgtctttgcTGCTCTCATGGAGTACGCAACATTAAATTGGTACTCATACAGTACTCGAAGACCCAGttgcatggaaaataaaagacCAGTAA TTAAACTTGAATCTGGT AACTACTCTGTCCTGGATGTGAGACCTCCACACACCGTCATCGCTCTAAACAACTCCATGTACTGGCAGGACTTTGAGGACGCTTGTGTCTACGAGTGTCTGGATGGAAAAGACTGCCAGAGCTTCTTCTGCTGCTATGAGGAGTGTAAAGGAGGTGCGTGGAGAAAAGGACGTGTCCACATAGATTTACTTGAACTGGATGCTTACTCTCGCGTCTTTTTCCCCACCTCCTTCTTGCTGTTCAACGTCGTCTACTGGGTCGGCTATCTCTACCTTTAG